A window from Thiohalomonas denitrificans encodes these proteins:
- a CDS encoding RnfH family protein — protein MAKANLIKVEVAYALPEIQVIIPLDVEEGATAEDAIRKSGILDRFPEIDLAKAKVGVFGKLVKLDSLLRPKDRVEIYRPLKADPKEVRKRRAAEGKAMKKGGGPEKAE, from the coding sequence ATGGCAAAGGCTAACCTTATCAAGGTGGAGGTGGCCTATGCCTTGCCCGAGATTCAGGTGATCATTCCCCTGGACGTGGAGGAGGGGGCCACAGCGGAGGATGCGATCCGCAAATCGGGAATCCTCGATCGCTTCCCCGAGATTGATCTTGCAAAGGCCAAGGTGGGGGTGTTCGGCAAACTGGTCAAGCTGGACAGCCTGCTTCGGCCGAAGGATCGCGTGGAGATCTATCGTCCCCTGAAGGCCGATCCCAAGGAAGTGAGAAAGCGGCGCGCCGCTGAGGGCAAGGCGATGAAAAAGGGAGGGGGGCCGGAAAAAGCCGAGTAG
- a CDS encoding type II toxin-antitoxin system RatA family toxin, whose protein sequence is MPSISKSALVPYSAAQMYALVNDIDSYSDFLPWCGASELLSAGEDEIRAVIEIAHGSLHKSFTTRNRLQKNKMIEMRLEKGPFRHLEGFWRFDELDDNACKVRLDLDFEFSNRLMGMAMGPIFSQIANSLVEAFVKRAEQVYGKG, encoded by the coding sequence ATGCCCAGTATTAGCAAGAGTGCCCTGGTCCCCTACAGCGCGGCACAGATGTATGCATTGGTCAACGATATTGATTCTTACTCGGATTTTCTGCCCTGGTGCGGCGCCTCGGAGCTGCTCAGCGCCGGCGAAGATGAGATCCGTGCGGTCATCGAGATTGCCCATGGTAGCCTGCACAAAAGCTTTACCACGCGGAACCGACTCCAGAAGAACAAGATGATCGAAATGCGTCTCGAGAAAGGTCCTTTCAGACACCTGGAAGGGTTCTGGCGTTTCGATGAACTCGACGACAACGCCTGCAAGGTTCGCCTGGACCTGGATTTCGAGTTCTCCAACCGTCTGATGGGGATGGCGATGGGGCCGATTTTCAGTCAGATTGCCAACAGCCTGGTCGAGGCCTTCGTCAAGCGCGCGGAGCAGGTCTATGGCAAAGGCTAA
- a CDS encoding sodium-dependent transporter: MPAKRKSIHGEWSSRLAFILAATGSAVGLGNIWRFPYVAGENGGGAFVLVYLLCVASVGIPVMMAEVMLGRRGRQSPVNTMSTLAEEERSSTHWQYLGLMGMVAGFLILSFYSVVAGWTMAYVFRVASGVFDGATAEQVSGAFTVFVSDPERLLGWHTIFMIMTIIVVSRGVKSGLEQAVRFLMPTLFVLLVAMVGYAISTGHFSEALAYLFRPDFSRLTGESILAALGQAFFSLSLGMGAIMIYGSYLSHTASIPRTAVIIAAMDTSVALLAGLAIFPIVFANGLEPELGSGMVFKVLPIAFGQMPGGTLFGTLFFLLLVFAAWTSAISLLEPMVTWLVENRGMNRVMAAAWSGLAAWSVGVISLLSLNVWSGYTLFGKSFIELVEFIATNVMLPMGGLLVAVFAAWVMSRESSQDELHLSGSTYRMWRVLARYVAPVAVAVILLTATGIL, encoded by the coding sequence ATGCCGGCGAAACGCAAATCGATACATGGCGAGTGGTCGTCCCGACTGGCGTTCATTCTGGCGGCTACCGGTTCGGCGGTGGGGCTCGGCAATATCTGGCGCTTCCCATACGTTGCGGGCGAGAACGGCGGCGGGGCCTTTGTGCTGGTCTATCTCCTCTGCGTGGCCAGCGTGGGGATCCCGGTGATGATGGCGGAGGTAATGCTCGGGCGGCGCGGCAGGCAGAGTCCGGTCAATACCATGTCCACACTGGCCGAGGAGGAGCGGAGCTCCACCCACTGGCAGTATCTCGGGCTGATGGGCATGGTAGCCGGCTTTCTGATCCTGTCGTTCTATAGTGTGGTGGCCGGCTGGACGATGGCCTATGTGTTTCGCGTCGCGAGCGGAGTTTTCGATGGGGCGACGGCGGAACAGGTCTCCGGGGCCTTCACCGTTTTTGTCTCCGACCCCGAGAGACTGCTCGGCTGGCACACCATCTTCATGATAATGACCATCATCGTGGTCTCCCGCGGCGTGAAGAGCGGTCTGGAGCAGGCGGTCCGATTTCTCATGCCGACGCTGTTCGTGCTGTTGGTGGCGATGGTCGGTTATGCCATCAGCACCGGGCACTTCTCGGAGGCGCTGGCTTATCTGTTCCGCCCCGATTTCTCCCGGCTGACCGGCGAATCCATTCTGGCTGCGCTGGGGCAGGCATTCTTCAGTCTCAGCCTGGGCATGGGCGCTATCATGATCTACGGATCTTATCTTTCGCACACGGCGTCCATCCCCCGGACTGCCGTTATCATCGCGGCGATGGATACGTCGGTTGCCTTGCTGGCGGGGTTGGCCATCTTCCCCATCGTGTTCGCGAACGGTCTGGAGCCCGAGCTCGGGTCGGGGATGGTCTTCAAGGTCCTGCCGATTGCCTTTGGCCAGATGCCTGGCGGGACTCTGTTTGGAACCCTGTTTTTCCTGCTGCTGGTATTCGCAGCCTGGACCTCGGCGATTTCCCTCCTTGAGCCGATGGTCACCTGGCTGGTGGAGAACCGCGGAATGAATCGTGTAATGGCCGCGGCCTGGTCGGGCCTCGCCGCCTGGAGCGTAGGGGTTATTTCCCTGCTGTCTTTGAATGTCTGGTCCGGGTATACACTGTTTGGCAAGAGCTTTATTGAACTGGTCGAGTTCATCGCCACTAACGTGATGCTGCCGATGGGCGGGCTGCTGGTGGCGGTCTTCGCCGCATGGGTCATGTCCAGAGAGAGCAGCCAGGACGAGCTGCACCTGTCCGGCAGCACGTACCGAATGTGGCGTGTACTGGCCCGATATGTCGCCCCCGTGGCGGTGGCCGTGATCCTTTTGACCGCAACCGGTATTCTGTGA
- the smpB gene encoding SsrA-binding protein SmpB produces the protein MAKKGKKNKDQGPGTSTIVVNRKARHEFFIEDTYEAGLVLEGWEVKSLRAGRVQLVDSYVIVKNGEAWLLGALINPLPTASTHIQPDPTRTRKLLLHDHELSRLIGAVERKGYTLVALKMYWKKGRAKIQIGLAKGKQQHDKRATEKDREWQRQKQRILKEN, from the coding sequence ATGGCTAAGAAGGGCAAAAAGAACAAAGACCAGGGTCCCGGCACCAGCACCATCGTGGTTAACCGTAAGGCGCGCCACGAGTTTTTCATCGAGGACACCTACGAAGCGGGGCTGGTGCTCGAAGGCTGGGAGGTCAAAAGCCTGCGTGCCGGGCGCGTGCAGCTGGTGGACAGCTACGTCATCGTGAAAAATGGCGAGGCCTGGCTACTCGGGGCATTGATTAACCCGCTGCCCACCGCCTCCACTCACATTCAACCGGATCCCACCCGTACCCGGAAGCTGCTGCTGCATGACCATGAACTGAGCCGCCTAATCGGGGCTGTGGAGCGCAAAGGCTATACTCTTGTCGCCCTGAAGATGTACTGGAAAAAGGGCCGCGCCAAGATTCAGATCGGACTCGCCAAAGGCAAGCAGCAGCACGACAAGCGAGCCACCGAAAAAGATCGGGAGTGGCAGCGACAGAAACAGCGCATACTCAAGGAAAATTAG
- the ybgF gene encoding tol-pal system protein YbgF yields the protein MSKLRYLLPALLAFGTTQGAEGSLEQRVQRLERILASQSLLEMLTRLDQQQRELATLRGTLEEVRHQIGNLKEHQRTLYLDTDRRLVRLEREGITPERLEADAESDVAEPGRPTPDSGELIAEREMYQNTFDILRELRYEPAIAAFEAFLQQYPDGRYAHVARYWIGEANYARGEYNRAIGAYRALVDKHPDSPKVAEALLKIGYSYHKLEQNGKSRSILEKLTKTHPDTTEARQAEALLERLEKPNA from the coding sequence ATGTCGAAGTTGCGCTATCTGCTGCCGGCACTGCTTGCTTTTGGAACGACCCAGGGCGCAGAAGGCAGTTTGGAGCAAAGGGTTCAGAGGCTGGAGCGGATATTGGCGAGCCAGTCGTTGCTGGAGATGCTGACCCGCCTTGACCAGCAGCAGCGGGAGTTGGCGACCCTGCGCGGCACACTTGAGGAGGTTCGCCACCAAATCGGAAACCTCAAGGAACACCAGCGAACGCTCTATCTCGATACCGACCGCCGGCTCGTCCGCTTGGAGCGCGAAGGCATCACTCCAGAAAGGCTGGAGGCGGATGCGGAATCCGATGTAGCAGAGCCCGGAAGGCCCACGCCCGACTCCGGCGAGCTAATCGCCGAACGCGAGATGTATCAAAACACCTTCGATATCCTGCGCGAGTTGCGCTACGAACCGGCCATAGCCGCATTCGAAGCATTCCTACAGCAGTATCCGGATGGCCGCTACGCCCACGTCGCCCGGTACTGGATAGGCGAGGCGAATTACGCGCGCGGGGAGTACAACCGGGCAATTGGCGCCTATCGCGCCCTGGTGGACAAGCACCCCGACAGCCCCAAAGTGGCGGAGGCCCTGTTGAAGATCGGCTACAGCTACCACAAACTCGAACAGAACGGAAAATCCCGCTCTATCCTTGAGAAGTTAACAAAAACCCATCCCGACACCACCGAAGCGCGCCAGGCGGAGGCGTTGCTGGAGCGACTGGAAAAGCCGAACGCCTGA
- a CDS encoding ATP-dependent DNA ligase, with amino-acid sequence MNTQPIPSVISPMLLSAARDPFDSPSHLFEIKWDGIRCIAHVGEAVCLQTRRLHTVTAQFPEVAEALRQFPEGTVLDGELVVFEGGRPSFETVRRRIAMHNPQRILQTATARPTTFMVFDLLYLAGSPMMALPLEERRRHLLELEPEDGPVCIPEHFDSGTALYAAAIGQGLEGIVAKRRDSRYTPGRRSPAWVKCKPPDYDSGRFDDLRKRL; translated from the coding sequence ATGAATACTCAACCTATCCCCTCGGTAATCTCCCCGATGCTCCTGTCGGCTGCACGGGATCCGTTCGACTCTCCCTCGCACCTGTTCGAAATCAAGTGGGACGGGATTCGCTGCATCGCGCACGTGGGCGAGGCGGTCTGTCTGCAGACCCGCCGGCTCCATACGGTGACCGCGCAGTTCCCGGAAGTGGCCGAGGCACTGCGGCAGTTCCCTGAGGGGACGGTGCTCGATGGAGAACTGGTGGTGTTCGAGGGTGGCCGCCCCAGCTTCGAGACCGTTCGTCGGCGGATCGCGATGCACAACCCGCAGAGGATCCTCCAGACCGCTACCGCCCGGCCTACCACCTTCATGGTGTTCGACCTCCTTTACCTCGCTGGCAGTCCGATGATGGCGCTGCCGCTGGAGGAGCGGCGCCGGCACCTGCTTGAGCTGGAGCCGGAAGACGGCCCTGTCTGCATCCCGGAGCACTTCGATTCGGGGACTGCCCTCTACGCCGCCGCCATCGGGCAGGGACTTGAGGGGATCGTTGCCAAGCGGCGCGACAGCCGGTACACCCCCGGTCGCCGCTCGCCCGCCTGGGTGAAGTGCAAGCCGCCCGACTATGACTCCGGAAGGTTCGACGACCTGCGCAAACGGCTGTAA
- a CDS encoding SOS response-associated peptidase, with product MCGRFDQHHPTSYYAERLGMPTDRHYGDLAARYNVAPSEAPLVARWSEYGDGPELVTLCWGLIPHWSRDPGKGPKPINARAESVNTKPMFRDSFRRHRCLVPADGFFEWRKEGAVKQPYYFRFRNGEPMFFAGLWDRWSGDGPPRDTFTIIVTEPNELAAQYHDRMPAVLPVGWHRKWLQPDTPNLAALHQILLKPYPASEMEVVRVTRAVNDPKNKGRETIQPE from the coding sequence ATGTGCGGAAGATTCGACCAGCACCACCCCACTTCCTATTACGCGGAACGGCTCGGGATGCCGACCGACCGGCACTACGGCGACTTGGCGGCGCGCTACAACGTCGCTCCTTCGGAAGCGCCCCTGGTGGCACGGTGGTCCGAATACGGAGATGGCCCGGAGCTGGTAACACTCTGCTGGGGCCTTATTCCCCACTGGTCCCGCGATCCGGGCAAGGGCCCCAAGCCTATCAACGCCCGGGCCGAGAGCGTCAATACCAAGCCGATGTTTCGGGATTCCTTCCGGCGCCACCGCTGCCTGGTTCCGGCAGACGGGTTCTTTGAATGGCGGAAGGAGGGAGCCGTCAAGCAGCCGTACTATTTTCGGTTCAGGAATGGAGAGCCGATGTTCTTTGCCGGGCTCTGGGATCGCTGGTCCGGTGACGGGCCACCCCGCGACACCTTCACCATCATCGTGACGGAGCCAAACGAGCTCGCCGCTCAATATCACGACCGGATGCCCGCGGTCCTCCCCGTTGGGTGGCATCGAAAATGGCTACAACCGGACACCCCGAATCTTGCCGCGCTTCACCAAATCCTTTTGAAACCCTACCCTGCGAGTGAGATGGAGGTAGTCCGGGTCACCCGCGCCGTGAACGACCCCAAAAACAAGGGGAGGGAGACCATACAGCCTGAATAA
- a CDS encoding MBL fold metallo-hydrolase — MLKRATPAANPQEVWERLLRDEPMFILDVRNRDEFETWRVEGPHPVPTLNVPYFELLDLEDEDEDVTEAVVRGVQAQIKDQLPGDRPILAVCAEGHTSDYVAEGLHRLGFDAMNMEGGMEGWGNFYYSRPVEQNERYSLFQVVRPARGCVSHVLVSDGRAAVFDPARHIGQYDQLAADAGATIERVLDTHLHADHLSGGPELSERDHVPYHLHPYDAIHPMDMLPARIPYRPLESEQTFTLGRTDIKVLHYPGHTLGMVAFLIDGRFLLNGDSLFLESIARPDLGGKADTWTPLLYASLKRMEELPDETVVLPAHFSELSTGDENGIYRASLGDLKQHNPGLRKLAEGEAAFRDYVLASLPEFPEAYVEIKRANAGLASPDARKAQELELGKNICAVGK; from the coding sequence ATGTTGAAGAGGGCCACTCCCGCCGCGAATCCGCAGGAGGTTTGGGAGCGACTGCTGCGCGACGAGCCGATGTTCATCCTCGATGTGCGCAACCGTGACGAGTTTGAAACCTGGAGGGTGGAAGGTCCCCACCCGGTACCCACCCTGAACGTCCCCTACTTTGAGCTTCTTGATCTGGAGGACGAGGACGAGGATGTCACCGAAGCGGTGGTCCGCGGCGTGCAGGCGCAGATCAAGGACCAGCTCCCCGGGGACCGCCCCATTCTCGCGGTGTGTGCCGAAGGCCATACCTCGGATTACGTCGCCGAGGGTCTGCACCGTCTGGGATTCGATGCCATGAACATGGAAGGCGGCATGGAGGGCTGGGGCAACTTCTACTACTCGCGCCCGGTGGAGCAGAACGAGCGCTACTCGCTCTTCCAGGTGGTGCGCCCGGCCCGCGGTTGCGTGAGCCACGTCCTGGTGAGCGACGGCCGCGCCGCCGTCTTCGATCCGGCGCGGCACATCGGGCAGTATGACCAGCTGGCCGCAGACGCCGGTGCCACGATCGAACGGGTGCTGGATACCCACCTCCACGCCGACCACCTCAGCGGCGGGCCGGAGCTGAGCGAGCGGGACCACGTTCCGTACCACCTGCACCCCTACGATGCCATCCACCCGATGGACATGCTGCCGGCGCGTATCCCGTATCGGCCGTTGGAGTCGGAGCAGACGTTTACCCTCGGGCGGACCGATATCAAGGTGCTGCACTATCCCGGCCATACCCTGGGCATGGTCGCCTTTCTCATCGACGGGCGCTTTCTGCTGAACGGCGACAGCCTGTTCCTGGAGTCGATCGCGCGTCCGGACCTGGGCGGTAAGGCCGACACGTGGACGCCGCTGCTATACGCCTCGCTGAAGCGGATGGAGGAACTGCCCGACGAAACGGTGGTGCTGCCGGCCCATTTCAGCGAACTATCCACCGGTGACGAGAACGGCATCTATCGCGCCTCGCTCGGTGACCTCAAGCAACACAATCCCGGGCTGCGCAAGCTGGCCGAGGGCGAAGCGGCCTTCCGCGACTATGTCCTGGCCAGTCTGCCGGAGTTTCCCGAGGCCTACGTGGAGATCAAGCGGGCCAACGCGGGCCTGGCCAGTCCCGATGCACGCAAAGCGCAGGAGCTGGAACTGGGCAAGAACATTTGCGCGGTGGGCAAATAA
- a CDS encoding DUF389 domain-containing protein has protein sequence MSSGGRTEPSSAADLTVLPTPKDKLDTLVGVVAALALVPAVAAFGISLLSGEWQLALGGLLMTAGNGTLIVLGSIITLLLVRPDRDYA, from the coding sequence TTGTCATCGGGCGGGCGGACCGAACCATCGTCCGCAGCCGACCTCACCGTCCTGCCGACGCCCAAGGACAAACTCGACACGCTGGTCGGGGTGGTCGCCGCCCTGGCGCTCGTTCCGGCAGTCGCAGCATTCGGCATTTCCCTGCTGTCCGGCGAATGGCAACTGGCGCTAGGAGGCCTTCTCATGACCGCCGGCAACGGCACATTGATTGTGCTGGGGAGCATCATCACGCTACTGCTGGTGCGACCGGACCGCGACTATGCATGA
- a CDS encoding MlaE family ABC transporter permease: MTMFTGSVLLAAGAVVRRPRRLGLKEMLFHLQSAGADAVVLLAGLSFLMGFVIGIQAIATMSPFGAEARIARVVTTITMLEIGPLLTAILLAGRSGSAFAVQLGAMKIRGEIDGLRASGIDPVGDLVLPRVLALVAAGLLLVMITTAFSILGGMVITLWIPNLSFLAYLVGAADAMSGVGLFVGLAKIVVFSGLIGLIGCFQGMRMGESAASGEGASSSFVVSLMYIVLIDTLFSFIYHIN; this comes from the coding sequence ATGACGATGTTCACCGGCAGCGTCCTTCTGGCCGCGGGTGCGGTAGTGCGTCGACCGCGCCGTCTGGGGCTGAAAGAGATGCTTTTTCATCTTCAGAGCGCGGGGGCCGATGCCGTGGTCCTCCTGGCCGGCCTCTCTTTTCTGATGGGTTTCGTCATCGGAATTCAGGCGATAGCGACCATGTCTCCCTTCGGCGCCGAGGCGAGGATCGCCCGAGTCGTGACCACCATCACCATGCTGGAGATCGGACCGCTGCTCACCGCCATCCTGCTGGCGGGCCGGTCGGGGAGCGCCTTTGCGGTCCAGCTCGGAGCCATGAAGATCAGAGGAGAGATCGATGGATTGCGGGCAAGTGGCATCGATCCGGTGGGCGACCTCGTCCTGCCGCGGGTTCTCGCCCTTGTGGCGGCCGGTCTCCTCCTCGTCATGATCACCACCGCCTTCTCCATCCTGGGAGGAATGGTCATCACGCTATGGATCCCGAATCTCTCTTTCCTGGCATACCTCGTGGGGGCCGCGGACGCCATGAGCGGGGTGGGGCTCTTCGTCGGGCTGGCGAAGATCGTAGTCTTCTCCGGTTTGATCGGGCTGATCGGCTGCTTTCAGGGAATGCGCATGGGGGAGTCCGCCGCATCGGGTGAAGGGGCGAGCTCTTCGTTCGTCGTCTCGCTGATGTACATCGTCCTGATCGATACCCTTTTCAGCTTCATTTATCACATCAATTAG
- a CDS encoding MlaD family protein: MTEGRISPFKLGLFVLLGLGLGIMTLLFVGIIGPFEARQTYVSFFDSPVEGLERGAPVRYLGIEVGEVGAIDLAPGDRMVRVLVNIRKDFTMDDAMYLQVSQKLVAGLTNLTLGRTQDAAAVARPELPFEPEYPVLPSRPSDMDRLLETARRVAGEVGDADFDAIGELTHGWSQAGNRLDDLLADPDLQQTLENVREASADLKAILQALGDEEAPGDWRKTRRDLSATATELRRASEALAARLGEVPSGALADISGGLEGMTAAGEEAVRSWDAQIGQSTSQLQRTLQQVESLITELERLTRSLRREPGQILERRKEQDPFAR, encoded by the coding sequence ATGACGGAAGGCCGGATATCCCCCTTCAAACTCGGTCTTTTCGTCCTGCTCGGTCTGGGGCTGGGGATCATGACCCTGCTCTTCGTGGGGATCATTGGCCCCTTCGAAGCAAGACAGACGTACGTCAGCTTCTTCGACAGCCCTGTCGAGGGGCTGGAAAGAGGGGCGCCAGTCCGGTATCTGGGGATCGAGGTCGGGGAAGTGGGGGCGATCGATCTGGCTCCCGGTGACCGCATGGTGAGGGTCCTGGTGAACATCCGCAAGGATTTCACCATGGATGACGCCATGTACCTCCAGGTCTCGCAAAAACTGGTCGCCGGATTGACCAATCTGACGCTGGGGCGGACGCAGGATGCCGCAGCAGTGGCCCGTCCGGAGCTTCCTTTCGAGCCGGAGTATCCGGTTCTCCCCAGTCGGCCCAGCGATATGGATCGACTCCTCGAGACCGCACGGCGCGTGGCGGGGGAGGTGGGAGATGCCGATTTTGACGCCATCGGGGAGTTGACGCACGGTTGGAGCCAGGCCGGGAACCGGCTTGATGACCTTCTCGCCGATCCCGATCTGCAGCAGACTCTCGAAAACGTGCGCGAAGCCTCCGCCGACCTGAAGGCGATCCTCCAGGCACTCGGCGATGAGGAGGCTCCCGGCGATTGGCGAAAGACACGCCGGGACCTTTCCGCCACCGCCACGGAGTTGCGCCGCGCCAGCGAGGCCCTTGCGGCTCGGCTGGGCGAGGTGCCGTCCGGCGCCCTTGCCGACATCTCCGGGGGCCTGGAGGGAATGACGGCGGCGGGAGAAGAGGCGGTGCGTTCCTGGGATGCCCAGATCGGCCAATCCACATCCCAGCTGCAGCGCACTCTTCAACAGGTCGAGAGCCTGATAACCGAACTCGAACGGCTAACCCGTTCCCTGCGCCGGGAGCCCGGGCAGATCCTCGAACGCCGCAAAGAGCAAGATCCTTTCGCGAGGTGA
- a CDS encoding ABC-type transport auxiliary lipoprotein family protein: protein MCRSALLGLSLVVVILSVGGCGGILPGAGPAPVFYQFDYDTRPFDCPRPFDKRVRIREFSTASPYDRLEMTVQRPGGEVSFSGTYQWVAPPGRMVAESLERDLSAGGLFPAASLEPDPSPLELTGRIYTFALEQKGGEEQAVLTVGITLTNTGESEILFQRIYRLGSPPVPEREAPLFASAMSELVGDLSFRLRQDLCSLGRGDVASSGVAFPLPRAAGIPAQCCGLSPSVVSPNRAAFHLFAQFFSPTSLSAEQPKPIKLSVGIQ, encoded by the coding sequence ATGTGCCGTTCCGCTCTCCTTGGCCTTTCTCTGGTTGTCGTGATCCTCTCGGTGGGAGGTTGCGGCGGAATCCTGCCCGGGGCCGGCCCCGCGCCTGTTTTTTATCAGTTCGATTATGACACCCGGCCCTTCGACTGCCCCCGCCCCTTCGACAAGAGGGTCCGAATCCGGGAATTCTCGACCGCCAGCCCCTACGACCGGCTGGAGATGACCGTCCAGAGGCCGGGTGGCGAAGTGAGCTTTTCCGGGACCTATCAGTGGGTCGCTCCTCCCGGAAGGATGGTGGCGGAGTCCCTGGAACGGGACTTGAGCGCGGGGGGCCTCTTTCCCGCGGCATCCTTGGAGCCGGACCCATCGCCGCTGGAGTTGACCGGGCGAATCTATACCTTCGCCTTGGAACAGAAGGGCGGGGAGGAGCAGGCTGTGCTGACCGTGGGAATTACACTGACGAACACCGGGGAGTCCGAGATCCTCTTTCAGCGGATCTATCGGTTGGGGAGCCCTCCCGTTCCTGAGAGGGAAGCGCCCCTGTTCGCATCGGCCATGAGCGAGCTTGTAGGGGATCTGTCGTTCCGGCTTCGGCAGGATCTCTGTTCCCTGGGGCGGGGGGATGTGGCTAGTTCTGGGGTCGCTTTCCCACTCCCGCGTGCCGCAGGGATTCCTGCACAGTGTTGTGGACTTTCTCCCTCAGTTGTCTCGCCGAACCGTGCCGCTTTCCATCTCTTCGCGCAGTTTTTCTCTCCCACCTCGCTGTCCGCCGAACAGCCAAAGCCTATAAAGCTTTCCGTTGGCATTCAGTGA